A region of Mycolicibacterium brumae DNA encodes the following proteins:
- a CDS encoding PaaI family thioesterase yields MGARHIFDGRHRGAPGIAHGGAVMTVLDDTVGMLLYVVGEMAVTRKLDTEFFAPVLLGVPYEVSAELVSRTGRKLEVRTELREEATGQLVASASGLFVVVTLDHFTSSIQKASSIRCTARPPWEG; encoded by the coding sequence GTGGGCGCCAGGCATATCTTCGACGGCCGACATCGCGGCGCACCCGGGATCGCACATGGCGGCGCAGTCATGACGGTTCTTGACGACACGGTGGGCATGCTGCTCTACGTCGTCGGTGAGATGGCCGTCACCCGTAAGCTCGACACCGAGTTCTTCGCGCCGGTATTGCTGGGGGTTCCCTACGAGGTCAGCGCGGAGCTCGTGTCCAGAACCGGCCGGAAACTCGAAGTGCGGACAGAATTGCGCGAGGAAGCCACCGGCCAGCTGGTCGCGTCCGCGTCCGGGTTATTCGTCGTCGTCACGCTGGATCACTTCACTAGCTCCATACAGAAGGCGTCGTCAATACGCTGCACTGCGCGACCACCCTGGGAAGGATGA